A window of Macrobrachium rosenbergii isolate ZJJX-2024 chromosome 15, ASM4041242v1, whole genome shotgun sequence contains these coding sequences:
- the LOC136846325 gene encoding putative cyclin-dependent serine/threonine-protein kinase DDB_G0272797/DDB_G0274007: protein MTASLPGGGSDPPSSMCYINVKRRKIFNAQHPLRREMTTSPAKKKGKGSKWKCRKILASLKFMKFDSKTFRVSNKTFRESSKTFRESSKPFRESSKPFRESSKTFQRKQQTLQRSQQNLQRKQQNLRKQQNLLRKQQTLQRKQQNLQINQQTIQRKQQSLQRKQQSLQRKQQSLHKQQCLQQHLQSKQQTFQRKQQSLQRKQQILQRKQQTLQRKQPTLHKQQNLQRKQQNLQRKQQTLQRRQQTLQRRQQTLQRRQQNLQGKQQTFHRRQHHLRRKQQSLQRKQ, encoded by the exons ATGACGGCCTCCCTCCCCGGGGGAGGAAGTGACCCTCCCAGTAGCATGTGCTATATAAATGTCAAACG GAGGAAAATATTCAATGCCCAGCATCCTCTGAGAAGAGAAATGACGACATCCCCAGCCAAGAAGAAAGGCAAGGGGTCGAAATGGAAGTGTAGGAAGATTTTAGCTTctttaaaattcatgaaattcgACAGCAAAACCTTCAGAGTAAGCAACAAAACCTTCAGAGAAAGCAGCAAAACCTTCAGAGAAAGCAGCAAACCTTTCAGAGAAAGCAGCAAACCCTTCAGAGAAAGCAGCAAAACCTTTCAGAGAAAGCAGCAAACCCTTCAGAGAAGTCAGCAAAACCTTCAGAGAAAGCAGCAAAACCTGAGAAAGCAGCAAAACCTTCTGAGGAAGCAGCAAACCCTTCAGAGAAAGCAGCAAAACCTTCAGATAAATCAGCAAACCATTCAGAGAAAGCAGCAAAGCCTTCAGAGAAAGCAGCAAAGCCTCCAGAGAAAGCAGCAAAGCCTTCACAAGCAGCAATGCCTGCAGCAACACCTTCAAAGTAAGCAGCAAACCTTTCAGAGAAAGCAGCAAAGTCTTCAGAGAAAGCAGCAAATTCTTCAGAGAAAGCAGCAAACCCTTCAGAGAAAGCAGCCAACCCTTCACAAGCAGCAAAATCTTCAGAGAAAGCAGCAAAATCTTCAGAGAAAACAGCAAACCCTTCAGAGAAGACAGCAAACCCTTCAGAGAAGGCAGCAAACCCTCCAGAGAAGGCAGCAAAACCTTCAGGGAAAGCAGCAAACCTTTCATAGAAGGCAGCATCACCTTCGGAGAAAGCAGCAAAGCCTTCAGAGAAAGCAGTAA